Proteins from a genomic interval of uncultured Desulfuromusa sp.:
- a CDS encoding flavodoxin family protein — protein MYVLAVNGSPRDGGNTEVLLREVLSSLAECDWQTEIVKVGGTAIRGCTACYKCFENKDNRCIVSNDGFNEIYAKLLQADAMILGSPTYFAAVSADLKALLERAGFVAIANGNAFSGKIGSAVVAVRRGGATHAFDSINHMFQISRMIVPGSTYWNMGIGREKEEVKDDAEGMKNMRHLGKVINWLGRSIKNSPGDYPAG, from the coding sequence ATGTATGTTCTGGCCGTAAATGGAAGTCCCAGAGACGGTGGTAACACCGAAGTGCTTTTAAGGGAAGTGCTCAGCTCACTTGCTGAGTGTGATTGGCAAACCGAAATTGTGAAAGTCGGTGGTACGGCGATCCGCGGTTGTACTGCCTGCTATAAATGTTTCGAAAACAAAGATAACCGCTGTATTGTCAGCAATGATGGTTTCAATGAGATCTACGCTAAACTGCTTCAAGCTGATGCCATGATTCTTGGTTCGCCAACCTACTTTGCTGCAGTTTCTGCGGATTTGAAAGCCCTTTTGGAACGAGCAGGTTTTGTGGCTATTGCCAACGGCAACGCTTTTTCCGGCAAGATCGGTTCGGCGGTTGTTGCGGTCAGAAGAGGCGGGGCAACCCATGCTTTTGACAGCATCAATCATATGTTTCAGATATCACGGATGATCGTTCCCGGTTCAACTTATTGGAATATGGGCATTGGCCGTGAAAAAGAAGAGGTCAAAGATGACGCGGAAGGGATGAAAAATATGCGTCATCTTGGCAAAGTCATCAATTGGCTTGGACGGTCGATCAAAAACAGTCCCGGTGATTACCCTGCAGGTTGA
- the modF gene encoding molybdate ABC transporter ATP-binding protein ModF, whose product MKIKFEHLKADTTSVTLDIDNWVIEKQQSWGVFSIEGDIGSLLGDLLCDEVCASSGRILKNSGHIAQVSLAEQQRLLEQEIANDDSDFLDRIDTGSTVYALVYQQCEDEDLTLQLMQELDLNHLQDSGFRVLSSGETRRLMLARALATQPDFLVLDEPFAGLDLAHRKSLGQYLTKLSQSMQMLVIVSREEEVPEWIEKIALFGQGRLDSLMDKSAWDVHPVIAQIRSQSEKQSEQMLELIRRHRHSSPFDNPIFALKNGKVAYTDKIIFSDVNWRINKGEHWQVKGPNGCGKSTLLGLLFGDHPQCYSNDIQIFGKQRGSGETIWEIKKHIGMVSSALHLQYRVDCSALQVILSGFYDSIGLYQKATRREQEIAKEWLAILHMTPFTHTSFRKLEYGQQRLLLVARAIVKQPTLLILDEPYQGLDYLGRRLIKNALELIARENLSQLLYVSHYQEDSLDSIHNYLEFTPDKNGQGYKTVIS is encoded by the coding sequence ATGAAAATTAAATTTGAACACCTGAAAGCAGACACAACCAGCGTTACCCTTGACATAGACAATTGGGTGATTGAGAAGCAACAGTCCTGGGGGGTCTTCAGCATAGAAGGAGATATCGGCTCATTGCTCGGGGATCTCCTCTGTGATGAGGTCTGCGCGTCCTCGGGTAGGATTTTGAAGAATTCGGGACATATTGCGCAAGTCTCACTTGCCGAACAACAACGTTTACTGGAACAAGAAATTGCCAATGATGATTCGGATTTTCTGGACCGCATCGATACAGGGAGCACCGTTTACGCCCTTGTTTATCAACAGTGTGAAGATGAGGATCTCACTCTGCAGCTGATGCAGGAACTCGACCTGAACCACTTGCAGGACAGTGGCTTCAGGGTGCTTTCCAGCGGTGAAACCAGACGTTTGATGCTGGCCAGAGCACTGGCAACCCAACCTGATTTCCTGGTATTGGATGAGCCCTTTGCCGGACTGGATCTGGCACACAGAAAATCTTTGGGACAATACCTCACCAAGCTATCTCAATCCATGCAAATGCTGGTCATCGTTTCCCGTGAAGAAGAGGTGCCCGAGTGGATAGAAAAAATAGCCCTCTTTGGTCAGGGCCGGTTGGACAGTCTGATGGATAAATCCGCCTGGGATGTTCACCCGGTCATTGCTCAGATCAGGTCTCAATCTGAAAAACAGAGTGAGCAGATGCTTGAGTTGATCCGCCGTCATCGCCACAGTTCTCCATTCGACAATCCCATTTTTGCCTTAAAAAACGGCAAGGTGGCTTACACGGACAAAATCATTTTTTCCGATGTCAACTGGCGCATCAACAAGGGGGAACACTGGCAGGTTAAAGGGCCTAACGGCTGCGGGAAGAGTACTTTATTAGGATTGCTTTTCGGCGATCATCCCCAATGCTACAGCAATGATATTCAAATCTTCGGCAAACAAAGAGGCTCGGGAGAAACAATCTGGGAGATCAAAAAACATATCGGCATGGTCTCTTCAGCGTTGCATCTGCAATACCGGGTTGATTGCAGCGCCCTGCAAGTCATTTTATCCGGCTTTTATGACTCCATCGGTCTTTACCAAAAGGCCACGAGACGTGAGCAGGAAATTGCCAAAGAATGGCTGGCAATTCTGCATATGACTCCGTTTACCCATACCTCTTTCAGAAAGTTGGAGTACGGACAGCAACGTTTGTTGCTGGTTGCAAGGGCTATCGTCAAACAGCCAACACTGTTAATTCTGGATGAACCCTATCAGGGGCTTGATTACCTGGGAAGGAGACTGATCAAAAACGCTCTTGAGCTGATTGCCCGGGAAAATCTCAGCCAGCTCCTCTATGTTTCTCACTACCAGGAAGATAGCCTGGACAGTATCCACAACTATCTGGAATTTACTCCCGATAAAAACGGTCAGGGCTACAAAACCGTCATATCCTGA
- a CDS encoding outer membrane lipoprotein carrier protein LolA: protein MLKMLVTFSFLLLSIPGLTTASEIKISDVVAALETPFKAETRRSEQIYDFSANFFQESLIASIGRTQRGEGTVRFKFDAATAQGEAPAAKFFWEYRKPSVQEIISDGLTMWVYMPENRQVIESDLRQINVQQGENPVTFLSGLGNLSRDFSIHWGAPEKVESGDYRLLLKPLKASQLIQQIDVVVSKKAVNRWLKKHKTGDIFPLLSTLVTDANGNRTAIEFRDVRVNLQLKDGIFSFERPEGVELVDPAEQMSF from the coding sequence ATGTTAAAAATGTTAGTCACTTTTTCATTTCTGCTGCTGTCTATACCTGGTTTGACGACGGCAAGTGAAATTAAAATAAGTGATGTTGTCGCTGCACTGGAAACCCCATTCAAAGCTGAAACCAGAAGATCAGAACAGATTTACGATTTTAGTGCAAATTTTTTTCAGGAATCGCTTATTGCTTCAATCGGACGAACGCAGCGGGGTGAAGGGACGGTCAGGTTCAAGTTTGATGCGGCAACAGCACAGGGAGAAGCTCCTGCAGCAAAATTCTTCTGGGAATATCGTAAGCCCAGTGTCCAGGAGATCATTTCAGATGGTTTGACCATGTGGGTTTATATGCCGGAAAATCGTCAGGTCATTGAAAGTGATCTCAGGCAGATCAATGTTCAGCAGGGAGAAAACCCGGTCACTTTTTTGAGTGGTCTGGGAAATCTGTCACGTGATTTTTCTATTCATTGGGGGGCACCTGAAAAAGTGGAAAGCGGCGATTATCGTTTGTTGTTGAAACCGCTCAAGGCATCACAGTTGATACAACAAATTGACGTTGTCGTAAGTAAGAAAGCTGTCAATCGTTGGCTGAAAAAGCATAAAACAGGTGATATCTTTCCCCTATTGTCAACCTTGGTGACTGACGCAAATGGCAATCGTACGGCGATTGAGTTTCGAGATGTACGAGTCAATCTGCAACTTAAGGATGGGATTTTCTCTTTTGAACGCCCGGAAGGGGTTGAATTGGTGGATCCGGCAGAACAGATGAGTTTTTAA
- a CDS encoding YajQ family cyclic di-GMP-binding protein yields MPSFDIVSKVDLQEVDNAVNQAIKEVSQRYDFKGTTNEIKLEQDHLNILAADDYKLQAIKDILIAKLVRRKVSPKCFQYGKEETASAGAVRVKASIQQGISKEKGKEIVKLIKETKLKVQAQIMEDQVRVTGKKIDDLQEVMQMLKGKDLDVELQFENMRS; encoded by the coding sequence ATGCCAAGTTTTGATATTGTGTCCAAGGTTGACCTTCAAGAAGTCGATAATGCCGTCAATCAGGCGATAAAAGAAGTTTCTCAACGCTATGATTTCAAGGGGACAACCAATGAAATTAAGCTGGAGCAGGATCACCTGAATATTCTGGCCGCAGATGACTATAAACTGCAGGCGATCAAGGATATTCTGATTGCCAAACTGGTGCGCCGTAAGGTTTCTCCCAAGTGTTTTCAATACGGCAAAGAAGAAACCGCATCTGCTGGAGCAGTGAGGGTTAAGGCGTCAATCCAGCAAGGTATCAGTAAAGAAAAAGGAAAAGAAATTGTCAAATTGATCAAAGAAACAAAACTGAAGGTTCAAGCGCAGATTATGGAAGATCAAGTTCGAGTGACGGGTAAAAAAATTGATGATCTGCAGGAGGTTATGCAGATGCTTAAAGGTAAAGATCTGGATGTTGAACTCCAGTTTGAGAATATGAGGTCGTAA
- the rimO gene encoding 30S ribosomal protein S12 methylthiotransferase RimO encodes MNKLKVSLVSLGCPKNLVDSEVMLGHLPSDRYEIILDESQADIIIVNTCAFINDAKEESVDTILEVSDYKEQGHCQLLVVAGCLPQRYQEVLKDQLPEVDLFIGTSEGPLIVELIEQQLQSKTPGEVVGSPDYLYDHRTPRVNSSPTYSSYVKIAEGCSNHCSYCIIPQLRGKLRSRSIASVVEETQNLAAQGVTEIILIAQDITDYGADRNDGASLVKLLKELVKVDKVIWIRLLYAYPDGVSDELIELIATEEKICKYLDLPLQHIDDHLLTQMNRHLDEAQTRELVQRLRDKIPDLTLRTSFIVGFPGETNEQFNKLLKFVEEGHFERVGVFRYSREEGTAAAKFPEQVPARTKKSRLNKLMKAQARVSFSKNRSLVGSTELVLVEGYSDETDLLLKGRSARQAPEIDGQFLITSGVADVGEYVQLKITDSSEYDLIGEMVED; translated from the coding sequence GTGAATAAATTAAAAGTCAGTCTGGTCAGCCTTGGCTGTCCTAAAAACCTGGTGGATTCAGAGGTTATGCTGGGTCATTTACCCTCGGACCGCTATGAGATTATTCTAGATGAAAGTCAGGCGGACATTATCATTGTCAATACTTGCGCGTTCATCAATGATGCCAAAGAGGAGTCGGTTGATACGATTCTTGAGGTCAGTGACTATAAAGAGCAGGGTCATTGTCAATTATTGGTGGTTGCAGGTTGTTTGCCACAGCGCTATCAGGAGGTTTTAAAGGATCAGCTGCCTGAAGTTGATCTGTTTATCGGGACCTCTGAAGGGCCGCTGATTGTTGAATTGATAGAACAACAGCTGCAGAGTAAGACTCCTGGTGAGGTGGTTGGTTCGCCTGATTATTTGTATGATCACCGCACCCCAAGGGTGAATTCATCTCCAACTTACAGCAGTTATGTCAAAATTGCCGAAGGCTGTTCCAACCACTGTTCCTATTGCATCATTCCACAATTGCGAGGAAAGTTGCGCTCACGCAGTATTGCTTCGGTGGTCGAGGAAACGCAAAATCTGGCCGCTCAAGGGGTAACGGAAATTATCTTGATTGCACAGGATATTACCGACTACGGTGCCGATCGCAACGATGGTGCCTCCCTGGTCAAGCTGCTTAAAGAGCTGGTCAAGGTGGATAAAGTTATCTGGATTCGCCTTCTTTATGCTTATCCCGATGGTGTTTCTGATGAGTTAATTGAACTTATCGCCACGGAAGAAAAAATTTGTAAATATCTGGATTTGCCGCTGCAACATATTGATGATCATCTTCTGACGCAGATGAATCGACATCTTGACGAGGCCCAAACCCGTGAGCTGGTGCAGCGATTACGGGATAAAATTCCGGATTTGACTCTGAGAACTTCTTTTATTGTCGGTTTTCCAGGCGAAACCAATGAACAGTTTAATAAACTTCTGAAATTTGTTGAAGAAGGCCATTTTGAACGTGTTGGCGTTTTTCGTTATTCTCGAGAAGAAGGGACCGCGGCGGCAAAGTTTCCCGAACAGGTGCCGGCACGAACCAAAAAAAGTCGTTTAAATAAGCTGATGAAAGCGCAAGCGCGGGTCTCTTTTAGTAAAAACCGCTCACTGGTGGGGAGCACAGAGTTGGTCCTGGTTGAAGGATACAGCGATGAGACCGACTTGTTGCTCAAAGGGCGTAGTGCAAGGCAGGCTCCCGAAATAGATGGCCAGTTTCTGATAACTTCCGGAGTTGCCGATGTTGGTGAATATGTGCAACTGAAGATTACTGATTCATCCGAATATGATCTGATCGGTGAGATGGTAGAGGATTAA
- a CDS encoding NusG domain II-containing protein, whose translation MKIFAWTKHLTPFDCKLVGVVAVLVCLSFSLLLYRSSGARVVVSSGDRVVFVAPLDKDQRVELEGPLGVTVLQIENGAARIISSPCAHKVCIRMGEARHSGDLLACVPNDLVVSIEGDSTGEDGEYDFIRR comes from the coding sequence ATGAAGATTTTTGCCTGGACGAAACATCTGACCCCTTTTGATTGTAAATTGGTGGGGGTTGTGGCCGTTCTCGTTTGCCTGTCTTTTTCATTATTGTTGTACCGGAGTTCCGGCGCTCGGGTGGTTGTCAGTTCCGGAGATCGGGTTGTTTTTGTTGCCCCTCTGGATAAGGATCAGCGGGTCGAGTTGGAAGGTCCTCTCGGGGTAACCGTTTTACAAATTGAAAATGGTGCGGCGCGGATTATCAGTTCTCCCTGTGCCCATAAAGTGTGTATCCGTATGGGGGAGGCGCGCCATAGCGGGGATCTGCTCGCTTGTGTGCCAAATGATCTGGTGGTGAGTATTGAAGGAGACAGCACCGGGGAAGATGGAGAGTATGACTTCATCCGCCGTTGA
- a CDS encoding Gx transporter family protein, with the protein MTSSAVDSQDLEQVRRRVFLALFVALAVALHTVEVLLPNPLPWFRIGLANILALAALFSYGIQALWIVSISRILIGSLLLGSLFSPGFLLSLGGGLFANSIMSLSYKLWQGRIGPIGVSVLGALGHVTGQLLVAWLVVIRHPSIWMLLPFFLLFALISGIINGLAADYLLTSLYKHPAFFKLKASQAEAEEHT; encoded by the coding sequence ATGACTTCATCCGCCGTTGACTCTCAGGATTTGGAACAGGTTCGGCGCCGGGTTTTTCTGGCTCTTTTTGTTGCTTTGGCTGTTGCTCTCCATACTGTCGAAGTTTTGTTACCGAATCCGCTGCCCTGGTTCCGGATCGGCCTGGCCAATATTCTTGCCCTGGCTGCTTTGTTCAGTTATGGCATCCAGGCTCTCTGGATTGTCAGTATCTCGCGTATTTTAATCGGTAGTCTTCTGCTTGGAAGTCTGTTCTCTCCCGGTTTTTTATTGTCTCTGGGGGGAGGTCTTTTCGCCAACAGTATCATGAGTCTGAGTTATAAACTTTGGCAGGGCAGAATCGGCCCCATAGGTGTTTCCGTCCTTGGCGCGTTAGGGCATGTCACCGGGCAGTTGCTGGTTGCCTGGTTGGTGGTGATTCGCCATCCTTCTATTTGGATGTTGCTGCCGTTCTTCCTGCTCTTTGCTTTGATAAGTGGTATTATTAATGGGCTGGCTGCTGATTATTTGCTAACCTCACTCTATAAACACCCTGCTTTTTTTAAATTGAAAGCGTCTCAGGCGGAAGCAGAGGAACACACTTAA
- a CDS encoding sugar phosphate nucleotidyltransferase, whose translation MKVILPVAGKGTRLRPHTHTKAKSLVNVAGKTVLAHIIERLQTVDVEEYIFITDDNGQQISDFMAQKFPDLKCSYYVQHDRLGPAHAVALGAPSVQAGDDLLVVFNDTIFVTDLAQIKGLCSDADGLIYSKEVEDYQRFGVNVLDGDMIVDMVEKPDTPISRLAQVGLYYLKDGAGFIEAIEATIAAGETVKGEYYLPSVFMRMIENGFKFKAPEIDAWLDCGKPETLLETNRFLLAGRHHVHGDVQESVLIEPVHVEEGAVIRNSIIGPNVSIAAGSEIENSVISDSIINTDNIVKCLILDHSLLGDSVSLIGSPRRMNIGDHSHIVMDQ comes from the coding sequence ATGAAAGTTATCTTACCGGTTGCAGGAAAAGGAACACGTCTACGTCCCCACACCCACACAAAAGCGAAATCACTGGTTAATGTTGCCGGGAAAACTGTCCTGGCCCATATTATCGAACGGCTACAAACAGTTGATGTTGAAGAATACATCTTCATTACCGATGATAATGGTCAGCAGATCAGTGATTTTATGGCGCAGAAATTTCCTGACTTGAAATGTAGTTATTATGTTCAGCATGACCGTTTGGGTCCTGCCCATGCGGTTGCTCTGGGCGCGCCATCAGTGCAAGCAGGCGATGATCTGCTGGTGGTCTTTAATGATACGATTTTTGTCACGGATCTTGCGCAAATTAAAGGTCTTTGCAGCGATGCAGATGGTTTGATTTATTCGAAAGAAGTTGAAGATTATCAGCGCTTCGGCGTCAATGTTCTGGATGGGGACATGATTGTCGACATGGTGGAAAAACCTGATACGCCAATTTCACGTCTGGCCCAGGTAGGCCTGTACTATCTCAAAGACGGGGCCGGTTTCATTGAGGCGATTGAAGCAACAATTGCAGCCGGTGAAACCGTCAAGGGTGAATATTATCTCCCTTCGGTTTTTATGCGGATGATCGAAAATGGTTTTAAATTCAAAGCGCCGGAAATCGATGCCTGGCTGGATTGCGGCAAACCGGAAACCCTGCTTGAGACCAACCGGTTTCTCCTTGCAGGTCGGCATCATGTCCATGGCGACGTTCAGGAGAGTGTGTTGATTGAACCGGTTCATGTGGAAGAAGGTGCTGTGATCAGAAATTCCATCATCGGCCCGAATGTTTCTATTGCTGCCGGGAGCGAGATTGAAAATAGTGTTATCAGTGACTCAATCATCAATACAGACAATATCGTCAAATGTTTGATTCTCGATCATTCTTTACTGGGAGATTCGGTGAGTTTGATAGGTTCTCCTCGACGGATGAACATTGGTGATCACTCGCATATTGTGATGGATCAGTGA
- a CDS encoding DUF445 family protein has product MNYQQYLPYIIPPLLGALIGYVTNYIAIRMLFRPLRAWRILGIRVPLTPGIIPAKRGELAVKMGEMVGAHLLTADDVGRAFAKDSIQRELRLTVTDKLGSFLDRELGTVESLIPKHLRPRFREIVSIFQVKLAKLIFAYLQSESFEQKLRDYLQKQSDQFLARDLASFLTPEHYQAAQNHFSSKYSAFFQSPKTAAMVGDYVDRKTGQLLATDLPLRKLLPEDLVELVLTQLEKELPPLAEKFGGMLYDPTFRARLVKKGKQAIDSFLDSLGGLAGLLSGFMDLEKIYDKIPQFLDKAGDEIADWLKEERTQQQLAQLLRERADSLLDRSLASYVEKMPYEKIEGVRQFIKDQVIGTVQSHKTVDTALILTESAVDRLKDKPFAELLNRVLPENGVDRGRERVADKLLELIRSPQAQAALETVLIEQSNQWLYQKHLGLLSARLPGDLRLELEVGVCQLVEEMLKKEAPRLVDTLNVHRMVEEKVNSLDLLQVEDLLMGVMKEQFKYINLFGALLGFLIGFINILAFQLM; this is encoded by the coding sequence ATGAATTACCAACAATACCTTCCTTATATCATTCCCCCGTTGCTCGGAGCATTAATTGGCTATGTCACCAATTATATAGCGATTCGTATGTTGTTTCGACCTTTGCGAGCCTGGCGTATCCTGGGGATCAGAGTGCCGCTTACCCCCGGAATTATCCCGGCTAAACGGGGTGAGCTTGCGGTCAAAATGGGGGAGATGGTTGGCGCGCATCTGCTCACCGCTGATGATGTCGGACGCGCTTTTGCAAAAGATTCGATTCAACGGGAACTGCGCCTGACCGTAACGGATAAACTGGGTTCTTTTCTGGATCGGGAGCTAGGCACCGTAGAATCACTGATTCCGAAACACTTACGACCCAGGTTTCGTGAAATAGTCAGCATTTTTCAGGTGAAACTTGCCAAATTGATTTTTGCCTATCTACAAAGCGAATCCTTTGAGCAGAAGCTGAGAGATTATCTGCAGAAACAATCGGATCAATTCCTGGCACGGGATCTCGCCAGTTTTTTAACCCCGGAACACTATCAGGCAGCACAGAATCATTTCTCTTCGAAATACAGCGCCTTTTTTCAATCACCAAAAACAGCTGCAATGGTTGGAGACTATGTTGATCGTAAAACCGGACAATTGCTGGCGACGGATCTGCCGTTACGTAAATTGCTCCCAGAGGATCTGGTGGAACTGGTTCTGACCCAGTTGGAAAAAGAGCTTCCGCCGTTGGCGGAAAAATTTGGTGGTATGCTTTATGATCCGACATTTCGGGCCCGGTTGGTGAAAAAAGGGAAGCAGGCGATTGATTCTTTCCTCGATTCTCTCGGGGGATTGGCCGGACTGCTCAGCGGTTTTATGGATCTGGAAAAAATTTATGACAAGATTCCCCAGTTTCTGGACAAGGCCGGCGATGAAATCGCTGACTGGTTAAAAGAAGAACGGACTCAGCAGCAATTAGCTCAACTATTGCGTGAACGTGCTGACAGTCTGTTGGATCGTTCCTTGGCGAGCTATGTCGAGAAGATGCCTTACGAGAAAATCGAAGGGGTGCGTCAGTTTATTAAAGATCAGGTTATTGGCACTGTGCAGTCTCACAAAACCGTTGATACTGCTCTTATTTTGACGGAAAGTGCCGTTGATCGCCTCAAAGACAAACCGTTTGCCGAGCTACTCAATCGTGTTCTGCCGGAAAACGGGGTGGATCGTGGCCGTGAACGCGTCGCTGACAAATTGCTGGAGTTGATCCGTTCACCTCAGGCGCAAGCAGCGTTGGAAACAGTGCTGATAGAGCAGAGTAACCAATGGCTTTATCAGAAACATCTCGGGTTGTTGTCTGCCCGATTACCCGGGGATTTACGCCTGGAACTTGAAGTCGGGGTCTGCCAGTTGGTTGAAGAGATGTTAAAAAAAGAAGCTCCCCGGCTTGTAGATACTCTCAATGTTCATCGGATGGTGGAAGAAAAGGTGAACAGTCTCGATTTGTTACAGGTAGAAGATCTGCTCATGGGGGTGATGAAAGAACAGTTTAAATATATTAACCTGTTTGGTGCCCTGCTGGGTTTTCTGATCGGGTTTATTAATATCCTGGCTTTTCAGCTGATGTAG
- a CDS encoding ATP-binding protein, with protein MLNDENLKAQLQRVLASVEQLLPKVVDTIDWSQSWAANWRRYSFAGYLEAINDLDPVTLDDLLGIDKQKQILEDNTRQFVRGFPANNVLLWGTRGTGKSTLVRALLNAYGEKGLRVIQVDKDDLVNLADIFAAIKGAPYRFIILCDDLSFEPGESSYKVLKSALDGAVYAAPEHVRFYVTSNRRHLLPEYETDNLGFKMVNNELHAGEGVEEKTSLSDRFGLWVPFHIFSQDQYLELVGQLVKKHSLEYQLNLNLDEELFHAALKWSHEKSKRCGRTALQFSRYWVGQQLLKQRK; from the coding sequence GTGTTGAATGATGAAAACCTGAAAGCTCAGTTGCAAAGGGTGCTGGCTTCGGTTGAGCAACTTCTGCCGAAAGTTGTCGATACGATTGACTGGAGTCAGAGTTGGGCCGCAAATTGGCGCAGATATTCTTTTGCCGGTTATCTGGAAGCGATTAATGATCTGGATCCGGTGACCCTGGACGATTTACTTGGCATTGATAAACAGAAGCAGATTCTGGAAGATAATACCCGGCAGTTTGTGCGGGGCTTCCCCGCGAATAATGTTCTGCTCTGGGGAACTCGTGGGACAGGTAAGTCGACACTGGTTCGGGCATTGTTAAATGCATACGGAGAAAAAGGGTTGCGGGTTATTCAGGTTGATAAGGATGATCTTGTCAATCTCGCTGATATCTTTGCCGCAATTAAAGGGGCACCATACCGTTTTATTATCCTTTGTGATGATCTCTCTTTTGAACCCGGGGAATCCAGTTATAAAGTTCTCAAGAGCGCTCTGGATGGGGCCGTTTATGCCGCTCCGGAGCATGTTCGTTTTTACGTGACTTCGAATCGACGCCATTTACTTCCCGAATATGAAACTGATAACCTGGGATTCAAAATGGTCAATAATGAACTTCATGCCGGTGAAGGTGTTGAAGAGAAGACTTCCTTGTCTGATCGATTTGGTCTGTGGGTGCCGTTCCATATTTTCAGTCAGGACCAATATCTGGAATTAGTCGGTCAATTGGTCAAAAAACATTCCCTTGAGTATCAACTGAACCTGAATCTGGATGAAGAATTGTTTCATGCCGCGTTGAAATGGTCCCATGAAAAAAGTAAACGGTGTGGTAGAACTGCGCTGCAATTTTCCCGCTACTGGGTTGGACAACAGCTTTTAAAACAGAGGAAATAA
- the msrA gene encoding peptide-methionine (S)-S-oxide reductase MsrA, which translates to MERATFAGGCFWGVEEAFRVLDGVIETTVGYMGGITEEPTYKMVCTGGTGHAEVVDIRFDPEVISYPQLIEYFWTQHNPTSLNFQGVDKGTQYRSAIFYHSDEQRRQAEESKRILDASGRYKMPVVTEITQAGPFWRAEEYHQQYLKKQKPDFML; encoded by the coding sequence ATGGAAAGAGCGACGTTTGCAGGAGGATGCTTCTGGGGAGTGGAAGAGGCGTTCCGGGTTTTAGATGGGGTGATTGAAACCACAGTAGGCTACATGGGAGGAATCACGGAAGAGCCCACTTACAAAATGGTCTGTACGGGGGGGACAGGGCATGCCGAAGTGGTCGATATCAGGTTTGATCCGGAAGTGATAAGTTATCCTCAGCTCATTGAATATTTCTGGACCCAGCACAATCCAACCAGTTTGAATTTTCAGGGAGTGGACAAAGGGACGCAATATCGCAGCGCCATTTTTTATCACAGCGATGAACAGCGCCGGCAGGCGGAAGAGTCAAAAAGAATTCTTGATGCCTCCGGGAGATATAAAATGCCCGTGGTGACCGAAATTACTCAGGCGGGTCCATTCTGGCGAGCAGAAGAATACCACCAGCAATATTTAAAGAAACAAAAACCGGATTTTATGCTGTAA
- a CDS encoding amino acid ABC transporter permease: MQGAENLGYNWQWTRVPRYLIRRSADGWQFGPLLQGLWLTLEITLFSLCLSMTIGLVSALMRLSKSPMARSIAWVYLELIRNTPLLIQIFIIYFVFAPILDLGRFTSAILALSLFEGAYASEIIRAGILAIPAGQWEASASLGMNTAQSYRWIILPQALRQMIPPLTSQGISLVKDSALVSTIAIYDLTMQGQQIIAETFLTFEIWFVVAAIYLAVTMVLSILVKYLEYHFSEHVNSSN; encoded by the coding sequence ATGCAGGGAGCGGAAAACCTTGGTTATAACTGGCAGTGGACCCGGGTTCCCCGCTATCTGATCAGGCGCTCTGCGGATGGTTGGCAGTTTGGACCGCTGCTGCAAGGGTTGTGGCTGACCCTGGAGATAACGTTATTCAGCCTTTGTCTCTCGATGACCATTGGTTTGGTTTCGGCATTGATGCGTTTGTCGAAAAGTCCAATGGCCCGGAGTATTGCCTGGGTCTATCTTGAACTGATTCGCAACACCCCTCTATTGATTCAGATTTTTATCATTTATTTTGTTTTTGCCCCGATTCTTGATCTGGGCCGATTCACTTCAGCGATATTGGCACTCAGTCTGTTTGAAGGCGCTTACGCTTCGGAAATCATTCGGGCCGGAATTCTGGCGATCCCTGCAGGGCAATGGGAAGCCTCGGCTTCGTTGGGTATGAATACGGCGCAAAGTTATCGCTGGATCATCCTTCCCCAAGCTTTGCGACAGATGATACCACCTTTGACCAGTCAGGGGATTTCGCTGGTTAAAGACTCCGCTCTGGTTTCAACAATTGCGATCTACGATCTGACCATGCAGGGACAACAAATCATAGCGGAAACATTTTTGACTTTTGAGATTTGGTTTGTCGTCGCAGCAATATATCTGGCGGTCACCATGGTTCTGTCAATTCTGGTAAAATATTTGGAGTATCACTTTTCTGAACATGTGAACTCAAGCAATTAA